The Salegentibacter sp. Hel_I_6 region GCACTATTCCATGCTGCATAGATAAAATTGCTGAAATTGCTTCTACAGCACCTGCAGCTCCAAGCAAATGCCCGGTCATAGATTTTGTTGAATTGATATTCATTGTTTTGGCATGTTCACCAAAAACCTTGCTTATCGCTTTTAACTCGGCTACATCACCCAATGGGGTAGAAGTTCCGTGCGTGTTTATGGCATCTACGTCTTCGGGTTTCATACCTGCATTACGAAGACAATTTTCCATAACTGCAACCACTCCGTTACCTTCAGGATGTGGGGCCGTCATATGATAAGCATCAGAAGATAATCCTCCTCCAAGAACTTCAGCATAGATTTTGGCTCCCCTGGCTTTGGCGTGCTCATATTCTTCAAGAATAAGTGCCCCACTCCCTTCTCCTAATACAAATCCATCACGAGTAGCATCAAAAGGTCTTGAAGCAGTTTCAGGATTTTCATTTTGTGTAGAAAGAGCGTGCATGGCGTTAAAACCACCCATACCAGCCATAGTTACCGCAGCTTCAGATCCTCCGGAAACAATAATATCACTATGCCCCAGCCTAATATTATTCAGCGCATCTATCATCGCATTTGCTGCAGATGCACAAGCTGAAACGGTAGTGTAATTTGCTCCCATAAACCCGTGACGAATAGAGATATTACCCGGGGCAATATCTGCAATCATCTTAGGAATAAAGAAAGGGTTAAACCTTGGTGTACCATCTCCCGTTGCGAAGTTTATCACTTCGTTCTGGAAAGTTTCCAATCCGCCAATTCCGGCCCCCCATATTACACCGACCCGATACTTATCTACAGTATCCAGGTTGATGCCGGAATCTTTAATCGCTTCATCTGAAGCTACAATGGCATATTGGGCAAACCTATCCAGTCTTCTTACTTCCTTGCGGTCAAAGAAATCCAGCGGGTCAAAATTTTTGAGTTCACAAGCGAATTTGGTTTTGAATTTTTCAGTATCGAAATAGGTAATAGGTGCACCACCACTTTTTCCGGCTACCAAAGCCTCCCAATATTCTTCAATATTGTTACCAATGGGGGTTAGGGCTCCCAGGCCCGTTACTACAACTCGCTTTAACTCCATATGGTCTATACTCTTTTTATTTTTTTGCGTCTTCAATATAAGAAATTGCCTGACCTACTGTGGCAATGTTCTCAGCCTGGTCATCAGGAATCTGGATGTCGAATTCTTTTTCGAATTCCATGATCAATTCCACAGTGTCCAATGAATCAGCACCCAGATCGTTTGTGAAGCTTGCTTCGTTTACAACCTCGTTCTCGTCAACACCTAACTTGTCAACGATAATCGCTTTTACTCTTGATGCAATGTCTGACATAATACTTTTATTTTAATTTTGATTAGGAGGCAAAAATAAAAAACTTTATTTTAAAACCGATTTTTACTTTAAAAATGTGATTGTAATTTACATAATTTTCACTGAAAGGGCTTAATTTTACACTTTATTAATTGTTAACAAGCTAATTTTGAGCAATCAAGCAAATATCGGTAAAAAGAAAATAGTTGTCTTCGCTTCCGGCTCCGGAACAAATGCCGAAAACATCATTAAATATTTTCAGAAATCTCCTTATGCCAGCGTGGTAGCGGTTTTCTCGAATAAAAGATCGGCAAAAGTGCTAAAAAGAGCTCATGATCTAAATGTTAAAGCCCTTCATTTTGACCGTGATGCACTCTACAATAGTTATGATGTTCTGCATATTTTAGAGGATATAAATCCAGATTTAATTGTTTTAGCCGGATTTATGTGGATTTTCCCCGAAGATATCCTAAAAAAGTATCCACAAAAAATTGTAAACATACATCCAGCGCTACTTCCAAAATATGGAGGTAAGGGAATGTACGGCATGAATGTGCACGAAGCCATTATTCAGAATAAAGAAAAAGAAAGCGGAATTAGCATTCATTTTGTAAATGAAAATTATGATGAAGGCGAAATAATCTTTCAGGCCAAAACAGAAATTTCAGAAGAGGACACGCCGGAAAGTCTCGCAGAAAAAATTCACAAGCTGGAATACAAACACTTCCCAGAAATCATTCAGCAATTACTTCAAAAGGAATCCCAATAGTGCAAACAGCCCAGGTACACATTTATACCGATGGCGCCGCGAGAGGAAATCCCGGCCCCGGCGGTTATGGCATTGTGATGGAATGGGTAGGTAAATCCTACCGCAAAGAATTCGCAAAAGGTTTTAAACACACTACCAATAACCGGATGGAGTTGCTGGCGGTAATTGAAGCCCTAAAAAAATTAAAAAAACCAGGTGTTTATGCCATTGTTTTTACCGATTCAAAATATGTTGCTGACGCAGTAAACAAAAAATGGGTCTTCGGCTGGGAAAAGAAAAATTTTAAAGACCGAAAGAATGCCGATCTCTGGATTGAGTTTTTAAAGGAAATTAGGAAACATCATGTAAGCTTTAGGTGGATAAAAGGACATAATGACCATCCGCAAAACGAACGCTGCGACGCTTTGGCGGTGGCCGCCTCAAAAGAAAAAAGGTTATTAATAGACGAAGGTTTTCAGCAAAATTGAACGGAATTAGTCTATACGTAGAGTATTCGAGATGAAACATGGAGGCATTATTACTATTATATCCTGGTTTCGAGACGAAACGTACAACATTTAAATCTCGATTATCGAGTAATTTTGATTGAGCCCTTGAAAAACAAACTGTATATTTGCAGCACATTTTTTAAACCATTTTATGAGTAAATTACTGATTGTAGGCACTGTAGCCTTTGATGCTATTGAAACCCCATTTGGGAAAACAGATAAAATTCTTGGAGGTGCAGGAACATATATTGGGCTTTCGGCCTCGCAGTTTAATGTAGATAGCGCAGTGGTATCTATTGTAGGAGACGATTTTCCTCAGGAATACCTAGACCTACTTACCAAAAACAATATAAATATAGAAGGAATTGAAGTGGTTCCCGGCGGAAAAACTTTCTTTTGGAGTGGCCGCTACCATAATGACTTAAATTCAAGAGATACTTTAGATACACAGCTAAATGTTTTAGCGGATTTTAATCCTGTGGTACCTAATTCTTATAAAGATGCTGAAATTGTGATGTTAGGAAACCTGCATCCTTTAGTTCAATTGAGTGTTTTAGAACAAATTGAATCCCCAAAACTCGCCATTTTAGATACTATGAACTTCTGGATGGATAATGCCCTGGAAGATCTAATGAAGGTGATTAGTAAAGTAGATGTGATCACTATTAATGATGAAGAGGCCCGCCAACTTTCTGGTGAATATTCTTTAGCAAAAGCTGCTAAAAAGATCGCAACGATGGGTCCTAAATATGTGGTGATTAAAAAAGGTGAACACGGCGCATTACTATTCCATGAAGAGCAGGTATTCTTTGCACCCGCCCTTCCATTAGAAGAAGTTTTTGACCCAACCGGGGCCGGAGATACATTTGCCGGAGGTTTTGCAGGTTATCTTGCAAAAACTGGAGATATTAGCTTTGAAAATATGAAAAACGCCATAATTTACGGCTCCAATCTCGCCTCTTTTTGCGTTGAAAAATTTGGCACCGAAAGGATGGAGGAGCTTTCAGGCGAAGAAGTAAATTCGCGCCTCGAAGAGTTTAAGAAATTAACTCAATTTGAAATAGCATTAACCTAAACCTATGCCCTGAATTTTCAGGGCATTTTTTATATAAAACAGGATTGAAATCCTTTTACTATGAGTGACGCCTTAAAACACGAATGTGGGATTGCCCAAATACGATTGTTAAAACCCCTGGAATACTATAAAGAAAAATATGGTACTGCCTTTTACGGGATCAACAAAATGTATTTAATGATGGAAAAACAGCATAACCGCGGCCAGGATGGTGCCGGTTTTGCTAACATCAAATTAAATACTGCGCCTGGAGATCGTTATATAAGCCGAATTAGATCTAATGCGGCCCAACCAATTCAGGATATTTTTGAACAGATCAATGGGAGAATTAACGACGAAATTAAAGCCAACCCTGAGTATGCTGATAATGTTGATCTGCAAAAAAAGAACCTTCCCTATGTAGGTGAAGTGTATCTTGGGCACGTTCGCTACGGGACTTTTGGTAAGAATAGTATAGAAAGTGTACACCCGTTTCTTAGACAGAATAACTGGATGCACCGTAACCTGATTGTTGCGGGAAATTTTAATATGACCAATGTAAACCAGCTTTTTAATAACCTGGTAGAACTTGGGCAGCATCCAAAAGAAAAGGCCGATACCGTTACGGTAATGGAAAAAATTGGCCATTTCCTGGATTCTGAAGTAGAAAAACTCTACAAAAAATTAAAGAAGCAGGGTTTCTCTAAAGTTACCGCCTCTCCTTTAATTGCTGAAAAATTAAACGTGGCAAAAATTCTTAGAAAATCTTCTAAGAACTGGGATGGCGGCTATGCTATGGCAGGTTTATTAGGTCACGGAGATTCATTTGTTTTACGTGATCCCGCAGGAATTCGACCCGCATATTATTACAAAGACGATGAAGTGGTTGTAGTGGCATCAGAAAGACCCGTAATTCAAACTGCTTTTAATGTAGATTTTAATGATGTTCACGAATTGCCGCCGGGACACGCTATTATAACTAAAAAAAGCGGAGAAGTAAATATTAAAGAAATCCTTGAGCCTTTAGAACGCAAAGCCTGTTCTTTTGAACGTATTTATTTTTCCCGCGGAAGCGATGCCGAGATCTATAAAGAACGTAAAATGCTTGGGCGTTTATTAATGCCAGAAGTACTAAAATCTATAAACCACGACACGATTAATACGGTCTTTTCTTTTATCCCAAATACTGCGGAAACAAGTTTCTACGGAATGGTAGAAGCCGCACAGGATGAGCTAAACAAACAAAAGAATGATGCAATTTTAGCTGAAAAAGATACTTTAACCGATGCCCGACTTCAGGAAATACTTGCTCACAGGTTACGCACCGAAAAAATTGCGATCAAAGACGTTAAACTTAGAACATTTATTACTGAAGATAGCAGCCGGGACGATCTCGTTGCCCACGTTTATGATGTAACCTACGGGGTGGTTAAACCAGAAGACAGCCTGGTAATTATAGATGATAGTATTGTTAGGGGAACTACTTTAAAGAAAAGCATCATAAAAATGCTGGACAGGTTAAACCCAAAACAAATTGTAGTGGTTTCTTCGGCACCACAAATTCGTTATCCGGATTGTTATGGTATAGACATGGCTCGCCTGGAAGGTCTTGTTGCTTTTAGGGCAGCCCTGGAGCTTTTAAAAGATAATAACCAATACGATATTGTGGAGGAGGTTTACGAGAAGTGTAAACTGCAAGTAGATCTTGCCGATGAGGAAGTAAAGAATTTCGTTAAGGAAATCTACGAACCTTTTACCGATGAGCAGATCTCAGATAAAATTTCAGAATTACTTTGTGATACCGATGTAAAGGCAGATGTAAAAGTGATATACCAAACGGTAGATAATTTGCATAAAGCCTGCCCTAAAAACCTGGGTGACTGGTATTTTACAGGTAACTATCCAACCAATGGAGGTAATCGCGTGGTGAACAGAGCTTTTATAAATTTTTATGAAGGAAACGAAGGAAGAGCCTATTAAGTGCACTTAAACAAATTTTTCTGCCTTTCGTCTAAAATGATTTTTAGCAGGAAGAAGTTTATATACTTTAGCAGAACCATAAACATAAGTAGGTTAAGTTCATGGTAGATTTGGGGCAAAAAAAGGTGGATCTTAAAATCCGCCTTTTTTTATTTTCACCTGATTTTAAAATCTTCATAATTTCCCCAATAACTCACATCTAAATCAAATTTTCTTACATTAGTTTATGATTACCAATACTTTAACAAGTAAATATGCCGTTGGTCTAAAAAAGTTGTAAACCGGTTTTATTCAGTATACTTTAGAATCACCATAACATAAGTAGGTTAAGTTCATGGTAGATTTGGGGCAAAGAAAGGTGGATCTAACGATCCGCCTTTTTTTATGAATTTAATGGAATGTGCTTCTAAGGATCTAATTCAACTAAAACTAAATAACTGACATTAAAAAAACCTCTTTTTCTTACATTAATTTCTAACTACCAATGCTTTAACAAATAATTATGCCGTTGGTCTAAAAAAGTTGTAAACCGGTTTTATTCATTATACTTTAGAGTCACCATAACATAAGTAGGTTAAGTTCATGGTAGATTTGGGGCAAAGAAAGGTAGATCTTACGATCTGCCTTTTTTTATTCAATAAACATTCTGGCAAAAAAAAGACCGCCTGAAAGACGGTCTTTTTAATATATAGATATAACTAGATATTATTTCTGCTTCGCATATCTGCTTCCAACTTCTTTCCAGTCAATTACATTAAAGAAAGCTTCAATATAATCTGGACGACGGTTTTGGTAATTTAGATAATATGCGTGTTCCCACACGTCCAATCCTAAAATTGGATTTCCACTGCAGCCAATTCCTGGCATTAATGGATTATCCTGATTTGCAGTAGAGCAAATTTCTACTTTTCCGCCTTCATGAACACAAAGCCAGGCCCAACCAGAACCAAACTGTCCTGCAGCAGCTTTAGAAAATTCATCTTTAAAAGCTTCAAAAGAACCAAAAGCAGTATCAATTGCTTTTGCTAAGTCCCCTTCTGGTTTTCCTCCCCCATCTGGAGACATTACTTCCCAAAATAACCTGTGATTGTAAAATCCGCCACCGTTATTTCTAACTGCTGTATTAGATTTATCAAGATTTTCAAGAATATTCTCAATGGTTTTCCCATCAAGATCGGTTCCTTCAATTGCAGCGTTTAATTTCTTAGTATAACCTGCGTGATGTTTTCCATGGTGAATTTCCATGGTTTTAGCGTCTATATGTGGTTCTAATGCATCAAATGCATATTTTAACTTTGGTAACTCAAAAGCCATTTTTATATATTTTTAGTGATTAGTAATAAATTCACTCAAATTTAGGTATTAAGGCATTTAATAAAAATAATTTAGTGTTATAAAATACTTAAAAGCCGGCATAGAATACAAAACATTTTTATTTTACCTTTAAAAATCACAATCTTCATAAAACTTCAGCCTCTTTGACTAATAATTTTACTATTTATAACGCTTCTGCGGGTTCGGGTAAAACATTTACCCTCGTTAAAGAATATTTATTGCTATTATTTAAAAGCAAAAAGCACGATGCTTATAAGAACATTCTAGCCATGACATTTACCAATAAAGCGGTAGATGAAATGAAATCCAGAATTATAAGCAGTCTTAGAGATTTTACTGCTGAAGAAACCTCAGCAGTTACTAACACTCTTTTTAAAATTATTGCTGAAGAAACTAACCTGCCGGAGGCCGAACTCAAAACAAAGTCAGCCAAAATCTTAAAAAGTATTATTCACAACTATGCTGCTTTTGAAGTTTCTACCATAGACGGCTTTACCCATAGAGTTTTAAGGACTTTTGCTAAAGATCTCGGGCTTCCGGTTAATTTTGAGATCGCTTTAAACACCAGGCAAATCTTACAAGAAGCTGTTGACCGCCTCGTTAGTAAAGCCGGAACCGATAAAGAACTTACAAAGGTACTTATAGCTTTTGCGTTAAGTAAAACCGATGATGATAAAAGCTGGGATATAGCGAAAGATCTTTTTGAAATTTCAGAATTACTTGTTGGAGAAAACCACCAGGCAGCGCTAAAAAAACTGAAAGGAAAAACCACAGAAGATTTTAGGAAATTTGATAAAAGAATAAGCTTAGAAATAAAAAACAACGAAGCATTAATTGCCGAAACCAGTACTGAATTTTTCGATCTTTTAATTAATCATAATATCGAGGAGAAAGATTTTAGCGGCGGTTATGTTTACAAACATTTTGTAAAGTTAAAAGATCAAAAACCTATTGATGGTTTTGAAAAATCCTGGATGGAAAAGCTTGAAAGCGCTCCGCTTTATACAAAATCGAACAAGAATCAAGCGGTAAAAGATACTTTAGATAGCATTCAATCAATAATACTTAGCCTTTTTGAAATTTCTAAAAGAGCTTATGTAAATCTTGATTTTTTAAGAGCGATTCAAAAAAACCTAACCAGACTTTCCCTGCTAAATGCGATAAATCAGGAAGTGGAAGAAATAAAGAAAGAACGGAATCTTATTCTTATTTCAGAATTTAATCCAAAAATTAGCGAACAGGTTAAAAACCAGCCTGCACCCTTTATCTACGAAAGGCTTGGCGAACGTTATCAAAATTATTTTATAGACGAATTTCAGGATACATCGCAAATGCAGTGGGAAAACTTAATTCCCCTTATAGACAATAAGCTTTCTTCTGAAGATCTTCAAGATCCCGCCAGCGCTATGTTGGTTGGAGACGCCAAGCAGTCTATATATCGTTGGAGAGGTGGTAAAGCGGAGCAGTTTATAGATTTATGTATAGATCACAATCCTTTTAGTATTGATAAAAAAGTAGAAAACCTACCCGATAATTACCGAAGCGGAAGCCAGATTGTAAACTTTAATAATAGTCTCTTTAATTATGCTGCTGGTAATTTGCAAAATTCGGCTTATTCAAATTTATTTAAAGAAAGCTCACAAAATCCCAGAAAAGGAGATTTTGGTTATGTTAATATAGATTTTATAGAGGCCGAAAATGCTGCTGAAGAGCACGAAATCTATCCGGAAAAGATCCTGGAAATCATTAAAAATCTAGAGCAAAAAAACTTTAAAAAAGGAGATATCTGCATTTTAACCCGCAAGAAAAAAGAAGGCATTACCATTGCCAGTTATTTAAGCGAAAATGGGATCCCGGTAGTTTCTTCGGAAACCCTATTGGTGGCCAATTCTCCAGAAGTGAATTTTATAGCCCATTTGCTAGAATTTTCCTTAAACCCCACAGATAACAACTTAAAACTGGAACTTTTTGATTTCCTGGCCGATTTTCTGAAAATCGAAAACCGCTACCTTATTATTTCTGAGAATTTGGTCAAAGATGGCAGCGTATTTTTTAACTGGTTAAAGAGTTATAATATCAATTTTGAACTTGATTTCATCAGGCAACTTTCAGTTTATGAAGCAGCAGAATACATTATCAGAAGTTTTTCCCTGGTAGAAACTTCTAATGCTTATGTTCAGTTTTTTCTAGATTTTATCTTTGAAAGTACGCAAAAAGCAACCGCAGGCATAGCCGATTTTATCGATTTATGGATACAGGAAAAGGAAACCTTAAGCATCGTGGTTCCTAAAGCTGAAGATGCTGTACAAATAATGACCATTCACAAATCTAAAGGATTAGAATTTCCAGTGGTCATCTATCCTTATGCGAATTCTGATTCCAAAAATACGCGTATGGATTCCCTATGGTTACCTATGGAGGCGCCTTTAAATGAAATTCCTATGAATTATTTGAGCGCTTCAGACAAAATGCTGAATTGGGGAGCTAAGACTTCAGAAATCTATACTGAATTAATTCATCAAAAAGAGCTGGATACCTTAAATGTACTTTACGTAGCCTGTACTCGCGCTTCGCAACAACTGTATTTGCTTAGTAAAAAGGAAATTGATACAAAAGGGAATGAAAAAGCTCATAAAACTTCCGGTTTGTTAATCGGTTTTTTGAGGCACATAGAAAAATGGGAACCAAATCAAACTACTTATGAATTTGGAGAAATTGGAGTTCCGAAATCTTCGGCTGAAAAAAATTTAGAAAATATTACTTCCGAAAAGTTTTATTCTTCAGCAACACAAAATAAAGCGGTGAATATCGTAACCAAATCTGGAATGTTGTGGGATAGCAAACAGGAAGAAGCGATTGAAAAAGGAGAGATTTTGCACGAACTTTTAGCGCAAATAGATCATAAAAACCAGGTGAAACCCGTGATTAGCCAGGCCGTAAACGATGGTATAATCACAAAAGATTCCGCAGAAAAAATAGAAAAATTACTTGTTGAAATCACCAATCACCCGCAGCTTTCGGCATTTTTTACTGAAGATGGAAAAAACTTTAACGAGCGCGATATCTTATCTCCTGAAGGAAAAAGATTAAGACCCGACAGGATTAATTTTTCTGGAAATACAGTAAATATTATAGATTATAAAACCGGCAAGTTTAATGATTCCCACGAACTACAAATTAACAACTATGCCGGGGTGTTACAGGATATGGGTTACAGTATTGGCAGCAAAAACCTTGTTTATACAAATAAGGCGCTTAAAGTGCGCCTTGTGTAAAAGAAATGTAAGTTTGTAAAAAATAGAATTATGTACGGATCAATAAAAGAACATTTAGAAAAAGAGCTCGAACAAATTAAGGAAGACGGGCTTTTTAAGAAAGAAAGAATTATAACCGGTCCTCAGGATGCGGCAATCAAGATTTCTACAGGACAGGAAGTAATTAACTTTTGCGCTAATAACTATTTGGGGTTATCATCTCATCCAGAGGTTATACAAGCGGCAAAAGACACTATGGATACCCACGGTTTTGGAATGTCTAGTGTAAGATTTATTTGCGGTACCCAGAATATTCATAAAGAACTTGAGCAAAAAATAGCTAATTTCTACGGAACCGAAGATACTATTCTATACGCTGCGTGTTTTGACGCAAATGGTGGTATTTTTGAACCACTTTTCACCAAAGAAGATGCAATAATTTCAGATTCATTGAACCATGCTTCTATTATAGATGGAGTGCGTTTATGTAAAGCCGCCAGGTATCGTTACCAAAATGGCGATATGGCCGATTTGGAAAAACAACTTAAAGACGCCAACGAAAAAGGAGCAAGATTCAAACTTATTGTTACAGATGGTGTTTTCTCCATGGACGGTCTTGTAGCACCATTAGATAAAATTTGCGATTTAGCAGACAAATATGATGCACTGGTAATGATAGACGAATGTCACGCTACCGGGTTTATTGGTGAAAAAGGAATTGGCACCCTGGAAGAAAAAGGAGTGATGGATAGAGTAGATATTATCACGGGAACTTTAGGGAAAGCCCTTGGTGGAGCAATGGGTGGATATACTACTGCCAAAAAAGAAATTATTGAATTACTAAGACAACGCTCAAGACCTTATTTATTTTCAAACTCACTTGCCCCCTCGATAGTTGGCGCTTCAATTAAGGTTTTTGAAATGTTGGAAAAGGACAATAGCCTTAGAGATAAATTAAAAAGTAATACCGAGTATTTCAAACAGGGAATTAAAGATGCTGGATTTGATATTATTGATGGAGAATCTGCCATTGTACCGGTAATGTTGTATGATGCTAAACTATCCCAAAAAATGGCCGATAGGTTATTAGAGGAAGGCATTTATGTAATTGGATTTTTCTATCCCGTAGTGCCCAAAGAGAAAGCAAGAATAAGAGTACAACTCTCTGCAGCTCACGAGCGCGAACATTTAGATAAAGCAATTGCTGCATTTAGAAAAGTTGGAAAAGAATTAGAGGTAATTTAAAAGCGCTATTGTTAAAAAGTAGAAACGTAATACTGAAAATTTAGCAAAAATAAAGGTTCTCAATTCTTAAAAAGCTCTCAAAAACTGCATTATTCAAGGGTTTATTAAGAAAACTTTATTATTTTATGCTTTGCCGATAAGCTTTAACACTCTACTTTTGTTAACAATTAACACTTAAAACTAAACTATTGAATATGAAACATCTTAGCAAAATTTTATTCGCTACAATGTTGGTTCTGGGCATTACTTCGGTATCTGCACAGGATGCTAACAATCCCTGGGCTTTAGGGATCCAAACCAATGCGGTAGATTTTCACCCTACTACAGATGTAGGTGGAACATTTGACGATTACTTCAACGTAGGAGATCACTGGAATATCCTGCCATCTATGTCAAGACTAACCGTGGGACGCTATATTGGTGGTGGTGTAGTATTTGAACTTGCGGGTTCTGTAAACCAAATCGAACAATATGGCGAAATGGCCGTTCCACAAATGGCATATTATGCTGTAGACGGATCTTTTAATTATAGCCTTAGAGCGCTATTAAATGATGGCTGGTTAGATCCTTTTGTTGGTGTTGGTGGTGGTTACACCAGTATTGCCGATAATGGTGATTTTCCAATTTCTGATCTTAGTGCAGCAACACTTAATGGTAAATTCGGATTAAATTTTTGGTTTACAGATAATGTTGCTTTAACTCTTGAATCAAACTACAAGCACGTATTTGACGTTGATGGTGCAACTCACTTTCAACACGCAGGTGGTGTGAAATTTATGTTT contains the following coding sequences:
- the fabF gene encoding beta-ketoacyl-ACP synthase II, which gives rise to MELKRVVVTGLGALTPIGNNIEEYWEALVAGKSGGAPITYFDTEKFKTKFACELKNFDPLDFFDRKEVRRLDRFAQYAIVASDEAIKDSGINLDTVDKYRVGVIWGAGIGGLETFQNEVINFATGDGTPRFNPFFIPKMIADIAPGNISIRHGFMGANYTTVSACASAANAMIDALNNIRLGHSDIIVSGGSEAAVTMAGMGGFNAMHALSTQNENPETASRPFDATRDGFVLGEGSGALILEEYEHAKARGAKIYAEVLGGGLSSDAYHMTAPHPEGNGVVAVMENCLRNAGMKPEDVDAINTHGTSTPLGDVAELKAISKVFGEHAKTMNINSTKSMTGHLLGAAGAVEAISAILSMQHGIVPPTINHEHKDENIDPDLNLTLNKAQKRDVNVVMSNTFGFGGHNACVLFKKYDE
- a CDS encoding acyl carrier protein; the encoded protein is MSDIASRVKAIIVDKLGVDENEVVNEASFTNDLGADSLDTVELIMEFEKEFDIQIPDDQAENIATVGQAISYIEDAKK
- the purN gene encoding phosphoribosylglycinamide formyltransferase; protein product: MSNQANIGKKKIVVFASGSGTNAENIIKYFQKSPYASVVAVFSNKRSAKVLKRAHDLNVKALHFDRDALYNSYDVLHILEDINPDLIVLAGFMWIFPEDILKKYPQKIVNIHPALLPKYGGKGMYGMNVHEAIIQNKEKESGISIHFVNENYDEGEIIFQAKTEISEEDTPESLAEKIHKLEYKHFPEIIQQLLQKESQ
- the rnhA gene encoding ribonuclease HI → MQTAQVHIYTDGAARGNPGPGGYGIVMEWVGKSYRKEFAKGFKHTTNNRMELLAVIEALKKLKKPGVYAIVFTDSKYVADAVNKKWVFGWEKKNFKDRKNADLWIEFLKEIRKHHVSFRWIKGHNDHPQNERCDALAVAASKEKRLLIDEGFQQN
- a CDS encoding PfkB family carbohydrate kinase → MSKLLIVGTVAFDAIETPFGKTDKILGGAGTYIGLSASQFNVDSAVVSIVGDDFPQEYLDLLTKNNINIEGIEVVPGGKTFFWSGRYHNDLNSRDTLDTQLNVLADFNPVVPNSYKDAEIVMLGNLHPLVQLSVLEQIESPKLAILDTMNFWMDNALEDLMKVISKVDVITINDEEARQLSGEYSLAKAAKKIATMGPKYVVIKKGEHGALLFHEEQVFFAPALPLEEVFDPTGAGDTFAGGFAGYLAKTGDISFENMKNAIIYGSNLASFCVEKFGTERMEELSGEEVNSRLEEFKKLTQFEIALT
- a CDS encoding amidophosphoribosyltransferase; translated protein: MSDALKHECGIAQIRLLKPLEYYKEKYGTAFYGINKMYLMMEKQHNRGQDGAGFANIKLNTAPGDRYISRIRSNAAQPIQDIFEQINGRINDEIKANPEYADNVDLQKKNLPYVGEVYLGHVRYGTFGKNSIESVHPFLRQNNWMHRNLIVAGNFNMTNVNQLFNNLVELGQHPKEKADTVTVMEKIGHFLDSEVEKLYKKLKKQGFSKVTASPLIAEKLNVAKILRKSSKNWDGGYAMAGLLGHGDSFVLRDPAGIRPAYYYKDDEVVVVASERPVIQTAFNVDFNDVHELPPGHAIITKKSGEVNIKEILEPLERKACSFERIYFSRGSDAEIYKERKMLGRLLMPEVLKSINHDTINTVFSFIPNTAETSFYGMVEAAQDELNKQKNDAILAEKDTLTDARLQEILAHRLRTEKIAIKDVKLRTFITEDSSRDDLVAHVYDVTYGVVKPEDSLVIIDDSIVRGTTLKKSIIKMLDRLNPKQIVVVSSAPQIRYPDCYGIDMARLEGLVAFRAALELLKDNNQYDIVEEVYEKCKLQVDLADEEVKNFVKEIYEPFTDEQISDKISELLCDTDVKADVKVIYQTVDNLHKACPKNLGDWYFTGNYPTNGGNRVVNRAFINFYEGNEGRAY
- a CDS encoding superoxide dismutase gives rise to the protein MAFELPKLKYAFDALEPHIDAKTMEIHHGKHHAGYTKKLNAAIEGTDLDGKTIENILENLDKSNTAVRNNGGGFYNHRLFWEVMSPDGGGKPEGDLAKAIDTAFGSFEAFKDEFSKAAAGQFGSGWAWLCVHEGGKVEICSTANQDNPLMPGIGCSGNPILGLDVWEHAYYLNYQNRRPDYIEAFFNVIDWKEVGSRYAKQK
- a CDS encoding exodeoxyribonuclease V subunit beta, whose amino-acid sequence is MTNNFTIYNASAGSGKTFTLVKEYLLLLFKSKKHDAYKNILAMTFTNKAVDEMKSRIISSLRDFTAEETSAVTNTLFKIIAEETNLPEAELKTKSAKILKSIIHNYAAFEVSTIDGFTHRVLRTFAKDLGLPVNFEIALNTRQILQEAVDRLVSKAGTDKELTKVLIAFALSKTDDDKSWDIAKDLFEISELLVGENHQAALKKLKGKTTEDFRKFDKRISLEIKNNEALIAETSTEFFDLLINHNIEEKDFSGGYVYKHFVKLKDQKPIDGFEKSWMEKLESAPLYTKSNKNQAVKDTLDSIQSIILSLFEISKRAYVNLDFLRAIQKNLTRLSLLNAINQEVEEIKKERNLILISEFNPKISEQVKNQPAPFIYERLGERYQNYFIDEFQDTSQMQWENLIPLIDNKLSSEDLQDPASAMLVGDAKQSIYRWRGGKAEQFIDLCIDHNPFSIDKKVENLPDNYRSGSQIVNFNNSLFNYAAGNLQNSAYSNLFKESSQNPRKGDFGYVNIDFIEAENAAEEHEIYPEKILEIIKNLEQKNFKKGDICILTRKKKEGITIASYLSENGIPVVSSETLLVANSPEVNFIAHLLEFSLNPTDNNLKLELFDFLADFLKIENRYLIISENLVKDGSVFFNWLKSYNINFELDFIRQLSVYEAAEYIIRSFSLVETSNAYVQFFLDFIFESTQKATAGIADFIDLWIQEKETLSIVVPKAEDAVQIMTIHKSKGLEFPVVIYPYANSDSKNTRMDSLWLPMEAPLNEIPMNYLSASDKMLNWGAKTSEIYTELIHQKELDTLNVLYVACTRASQQLYLLSKKEIDTKGNEKAHKTSGLLIGFLRHIEKWEPNQTTYEFGEIGVPKSSAEKNLENITSEKFYSSATQNKAVNIVTKSGMLWDSKQEEAIEKGEILHELLAQIDHKNQVKPVISQAVNDGIITKDSAEKIEKLLVEITNHPQLSAFFTEDGKNFNERDILSPEGKRLRPDRINFSGNTVNIIDYKTGKFNDSHELQINNYAGVLQDMGYSIGSKNLVYTNKALKVRLV